Proteins found in one Legionella pneumophila subsp. pascullei genomic segment:
- the ribH gene encoding 6,7-dimethyl-8-ribityllumazine synthase — MREIKTIVSDNVTFPIAIVVSTFNELITSALKQGALDRLTELGFKSNDITLVEVPGAVEIPFVAQLLAKKLQVEVIVALGAVIRGETSHYDYVCEQVSQGCQRVMLDYNIPVIFGVLTTENDEQALERVGGTHGHKGREAIDCAVSMRSIKQQLQ; from the coding sequence ATGAGAGAAATAAAAACAATTGTTAGTGATAATGTCACGTTTCCAATAGCAATAGTTGTAAGTACTTTTAATGAATTGATAACTTCTGCATTAAAACAAGGAGCGTTAGATAGATTGACTGAACTGGGCTTTAAATCGAATGACATTACTTTAGTTGAAGTTCCTGGCGCAGTCGAAATTCCTTTTGTTGCGCAATTACTAGCGAAAAAACTACAAGTGGAAGTCATAGTGGCACTTGGAGCAGTTATCCGTGGTGAAACTTCTCATTATGATTACGTCTGTGAGCAGGTCAGTCAGGGATGCCAAAGAGTTATGTTAGATTATAATATCCCGGTTATCTTTGGAGTATTGACTACTGAAAATGATGAACAAGCTCTGGAAAGAGTGGGGGGGACACACGGCCATAAGGGGAGAGAAGCGATAGATTGTGCGGTTTCTATGCGTTCAATTAAGCAACAATTGCAATAG
- a CDS encoding bifunctional 3,4-dihydroxy-2-butanone-4-phosphate synthase/GTP cyclohydrolase II has product MKHSLATIEEAIATLKAGKMIILMDDEDRENEGDLVIAAEHATPEAINFMSRFGCGLICLPMAEELIDKLQLPMMARHNKSPYGTAFTVSIEAANGVSTGISARDRARTIQVAIDPQSGPSDIISPGHVFPLRARKKGVLERPGQTEGSVDLVKLAGLTPAAVICEIINEDGTMSRRDELALFSKKHQIPLVTIKDLIHYRIRHENLVHAVATTRIPLEGNGVFTMTVFENQMDSAEHFALVKPPLYGNQVPLVRIHSECITGDVFGSRKCDCGKQLELSLSQIGAEGGILIYLRQEGRGIGLANKLKAYALQEEQGLDTVEANLKLGLPADDRDYAVAYQMLKYLGVEALRMLTNNPLKIASLERYGMKITQRIPLEIEPSRENHSYLKTKKIKLGHLLAID; this is encoded by the coding sequence ATGAAACATTCATTAGCAACAATAGAAGAGGCAATAGCGACGCTTAAAGCCGGTAAAATGATTATTCTAATGGATGATGAAGATAGAGAAAATGAGGGTGACTTGGTCATTGCTGCTGAGCACGCCACTCCCGAAGCCATTAATTTTATGTCTCGTTTTGGTTGTGGTTTAATTTGTTTGCCTATGGCAGAAGAGTTGATAGACAAGCTCCAATTGCCTATGATGGCGCGGCATAACAAATCGCCATATGGAACTGCATTTACTGTTTCGATTGAGGCGGCTAACGGCGTTTCCACCGGTATCTCAGCAAGAGACAGAGCTCGAACAATCCAAGTGGCTATTGATCCACAAAGTGGACCATCTGATATCATTTCGCCTGGGCATGTTTTTCCTTTAAGAGCCAGAAAAAAGGGAGTTTTAGAAAGACCAGGCCAAACAGAAGGCAGTGTTGATTTGGTAAAACTTGCCGGATTGACCCCAGCCGCAGTGATTTGTGAAATCATTAATGAAGATGGAACAATGAGCAGACGCGATGAATTAGCTCTTTTTTCAAAAAAACATCAAATACCTTTGGTCACTATTAAAGATTTAATTCACTACCGAATTCGTCATGAAAATCTTGTTCATGCCGTTGCAACCACTCGGATTCCTTTGGAGGGAAATGGTGTTTTTACTATGACTGTTTTTGAGAATCAGATGGATTCTGCTGAACATTTTGCTTTGGTTAAACCGCCTTTGTATGGTAATCAAGTGCCATTAGTCCGCATTCATTCCGAGTGCATTACGGGTGATGTTTTTGGTTCCAGAAAATGTGATTGCGGAAAGCAACTGGAGCTGTCTTTATCCCAGATAGGAGCAGAGGGGGGCATATTAATTTATTTGCGTCAGGAAGGCCGTGGAATAGGTTTGGCAAACAAATTAAAAGCGTATGCTTTGCAAGAAGAGCAGGGGCTGGATACAGTTGAAGCCAATCTGAAATTAGGATTACCTGCTGATGATAGAGATTACGCTGTAGCTTACCAGATGCTGAAATATTTGGGGGTTGAAGCACTAAGGATGCTAACCAATAATCCTTTAAAAATCGCTTCTCTTGAGCGTTATGGAATGAAGATTACTCAACGTATTCCTTTAGAAATTGAGCCTTCCAGGGAAAATCATAGTTATTTAAAAACAAAAAAAATAAAGCTGGGGCATTTATTAGCCATTGATTAG
- a CDS encoding potassium transporter Kup produces MKKNRFTYGLALGALGVVFGDIGTSPLYALKVTLSGIPINQFNILGVLSLIFWSLIIVVSFKYLMIIFRADNDGEGGILALLALMKHKSTKYQPLFYIVAIFGAGLLLGDGMLTPAISVVSAVEGLGTLSDKLYPYVLPIASLILILLFTIQAKGTARIGYLFGPLILIWFITIAILGILQIAEHPTVLKAINPYYAIAFLVDEGLRGYFLLGGIFLVVTGGEALFADIGHFGKNPIRFSWFFIALPCLLLNYFGQGANLIVRPEEISNPFFMIAPPWFSLPLIIIATVATVIASQAVITATFSLTKQAVLLGLCPKIPIVQTSMLHSGQIYVPQINFILFIGTMAFCLAFKTSDNLAHAYGIAVNLEMLLVDAMVAYAAVSIWRWSTFNVVFLFGIFLLIDLAFLGANTHKFITGGWVPIVLAFFIAFIMYSWRYGLEYLRDNFYMNKEDISKILKQLQYKSLNQLPGVSAIFITDVYDKSGGSFLHFLKLNRSVPENVLIVNYIVDNIPYVHYSQRYEIVCLDEKVCKLVIHYGFMETINIPRSLEKACNKNLLPFKFDVDTATFMVEIPNIMASKEKRSLSFYWQEKLFAFLMRNYSANLNIEFYKLPYNRTIAIGTYCIL; encoded by the coding sequence ATGAAAAAAAACAGATTCACTTATGGCCTTGCCCTTGGAGCTCTAGGTGTTGTATTTGGTGATATAGGTACTAGCCCACTGTATGCTTTAAAGGTTACCTTATCTGGCATTCCTATCAATCAATTCAATATATTAGGCGTATTGTCGCTCATTTTTTGGTCATTAATTATCGTTGTTTCTTTTAAATACCTAATGATTATTTTTAGGGCTGATAACGATGGGGAAGGAGGAATTTTAGCACTTCTTGCCTTAATGAAGCATAAGAGTACCAAATATCAACCTCTATTTTACATAGTCGCCATATTCGGAGCTGGTTTGTTATTAGGTGATGGTATGCTAACACCGGCCATTTCCGTTGTTAGTGCTGTAGAAGGTCTTGGAACTCTTTCTGATAAGCTCTACCCTTATGTCCTTCCAATAGCTTCTTTAATCCTTATTTTACTGTTCACTATACAAGCCAAAGGCACAGCAAGAATAGGCTACCTTTTTGGTCCGCTTATACTTATTTGGTTTATAACCATTGCCATATTAGGAATATTGCAAATTGCTGAACATCCAACGGTTTTGAAAGCGATCAACCCCTACTATGCCATTGCATTTTTGGTTGATGAAGGACTGCGAGGATACTTTTTGCTGGGCGGTATTTTCCTTGTAGTAACAGGAGGAGAAGCCTTATTTGCAGACATAGGTCATTTTGGTAAAAACCCAATCCGATTCAGCTGGTTTTTTATAGCGCTTCCCTGTCTGCTATTAAATTATTTTGGCCAAGGCGCTAACCTGATAGTACGCCCTGAAGAAATAAGCAATCCATTTTTCATGATTGCACCACCATGGTTTTCTCTGCCTTTAATCATTATTGCAACTGTTGCGACAGTTATCGCATCTCAAGCAGTGATTACAGCAACTTTTTCATTAACCAAACAAGCTGTGTTGTTAGGTTTATGTCCCAAAATTCCAATTGTGCAGACATCCATGCTACATTCAGGACAAATCTATGTTCCGCAAATCAATTTTATTTTATTTATAGGTACTATGGCATTTTGCCTGGCTTTCAAAACCTCAGATAACCTGGCTCACGCTTATGGAATTGCAGTAAACCTTGAAATGCTTTTGGTTGATGCTATGGTTGCTTATGCCGCTGTTTCAATATGGAGATGGTCAACATTTAATGTTGTGTTCCTCTTTGGCATATTCCTTTTGATTGATTTAGCCTTTTTAGGAGCCAATACCCACAAATTCATTACGGGTGGCTGGGTTCCAATTGTTTTAGCATTCTTTATAGCCTTCATTATGTACAGTTGGCGATATGGATTAGAGTATTTAAGAGATAATTTTTATATGAACAAAGAAGATATCTCTAAAATTTTAAAACAATTACAATATAAAAGTTTAAATCAACTGCCCGGCGTTTCGGCGATTTTTATTACCGATGTTTATGATAAAAGTGGGGGTAGTTTTCTCCATTTTCTTAAACTAAACCGTTCAGTACCGGAAAATGTTTTAATTGTAAATTATATTGTTGATAATATTCCTTATGTGCATTACAGCCAACGCTATGAAATTGTTTGCCTTGACGAAAAAGTATGTAAATTAGTAATACATTATGGTTTTATGGAAACAATTAATATCCCCAGAAGTCTGGAGAAAGCTTGTAATAAAAATTTACTTCCCTTTAAGTTTGATGTTGATACCGCAACGTTTATGGTTGAAATACCCAATATTATGGCTTCAAAAGAAAAAAGATCACTAAGTTTTTATTGGCAAGAAAAACTGTTTGCCTTTTTGATGCGAAATTATTCAGCCAATTTAAATATTGAATTCTATAAATTACCTTACAATAGAACTATAGCAATAGGTACCTATTGCATTTTATAA
- a CDS encoding outer membrane protein assembly factor BamD, producing the protein MKRIHVLFLIGLIIGISSCAKWGKEDEDNSPYKGMTAKQLYTAAQTSLKKEEYATAAKQLEAMESMYPFSDYTESSQMQLIYAYYKDEDYPSAAATAERFIHLYPRAKNVDYAYYMRGLANFQQTRGVFAKMLPMDESWRDPGTQTQALVDFATLIQKFPDSKYKANALQRMIYLRNMFAQHELNVSLYYFKRKMYVAAIERASYLVKNYPQAPSAQKALVVMYESNKALGLNKAAEDAMAVYKATYHTSNMVRINS; encoded by the coding sequence ATGAAACGAATTCATGTGTTATTTCTTATTGGGTTAATTATTGGAATATCATCCTGTGCGAAATGGGGAAAAGAGGATGAAGATAATAGCCCCTATAAAGGCATGACGGCTAAACAGCTCTATACAGCAGCGCAAACCTCTTTAAAAAAGGAGGAATATGCTACCGCTGCCAAACAGCTGGAAGCTATGGAGTCTATGTATCCTTTTAGTGATTACACTGAAAGTTCTCAAATGCAACTTATTTATGCCTATTATAAAGACGAAGATTATCCTTCTGCTGCAGCAACAGCCGAGCGTTTTATTCATCTTTATCCACGTGCAAAAAACGTCGATTATGCCTATTATATGAGAGGCTTAGCTAACTTCCAGCAAACACGCGGTGTATTTGCCAAAATGCTTCCTATGGATGAATCCTGGAGAGACCCTGGAACACAGACTCAAGCGCTGGTTGATTTTGCTACTTTAATTCAGAAATTCCCCGACAGCAAATATAAGGCTAATGCCCTGCAACGTATGATTTATTTACGAAATATGTTTGCTCAGCACGAACTCAATGTCTCTCTTTACTACTTCAAACGAAAAATGTATGTGGCAGCCATTGAAAGGGCCAGTTATTTAGTGAAAAACTACCCTCAAGCCCCCAGCGCTCAAAAGGCTTTGGTTGTGATGTACGAATCCAATAAGGCTTTAGGGCTTAACAAGGCAGCAGAGGACGCTATGGCTGTTTACAAGGCTACTTATCATACTTCCAATATGGTCAGAATTAATTCTTGA
- a CDS encoding MBL fold metallo-hydrolase, with amino-acid sequence MLTDAQMQQAINNLNVFIANYNLPLSCFSFENERVTRNWFFKSDATHTVALSAYLKKIIDEVSSDEVDKTNHLYASLFITLQNFLHLQPNRIIEDLNLNLENKKYLKRKNLIISRLSHLHAENQFKDDLRQHLLPEIQYDMRTGHYTSPDDEKAHQHGSEAQRIFFSTQWERVKALCNWLLAKMGIHVFETARYKEHDYLDSEVYANDPAIEPGVSQQQTATHYWIGHASNLITIPANESPLHVVTDPVEGDLAPFLYPRMTEEGCLIDGTGSKKLPKIDIVVISHNHHDHVSKSTLKRLVKQQPKMIVPEGDESFFIGMGFTDVVGLKWWEQAKITDFQGNELLRVTAVPARHWSGRSLTDAHRSAFNGYVLHANQLEGDIYFAGDTALMDDMVSQPIFEKFNIVTSIQPGGPDERREDMESTHQSSADAILMHFKILAAQYQKMKEKNDNLSLDEFLMKNQHLKTLYNHTATFKLGNLRLKDTYYSYQRMVAAFREDAQWRADHLPKHEQKVYDYIQFLMNKMVFKNNQRLNNQQIADLILGKVVIPKIGQRQPLYFNEKPTKARAFQYRDLITNRRALLEFDMLLQESIDESNKLFNVKQLILNLLRAYQSPWHAFFSRTHLGVGNYEQDICNCQSNSDLLNVLNRIERNMGKKNQHGHMQSLIYYAKWVIDFSNQHQHDTLMKFKEYFACQRVRKLADQEIHHTGRIMGFGDRHTKQQQFRVLSNQLADLPEDITEYREAVDNWLAKRVNDKQSTQQLLSENRSSIFAKKVTHGENTMLHIKTTLDIALSS; translated from the coding sequence ATGCTGACTGATGCTCAAATGCAACAAGCTATTAATAATCTTAATGTTTTCATTGCAAACTATAACTTACCATTATCCTGCTTTTCTTTTGAAAATGAACGAGTAACAAGGAACTGGTTTTTCAAATCAGATGCAACGCATACTGTTGCTCTGAGTGCTTATTTAAAGAAAATTATCGATGAAGTTTCGAGCGATGAAGTAGATAAGACTAATCATTTGTATGCCAGCTTGTTTATTACCTTACAGAATTTTCTTCATTTACAACCGAACCGGATAATTGAAGATTTAAATTTGAATTTGGAGAATAAAAAATATCTCAAACGCAAAAACTTGATTATCAGTCGATTGAGTCATTTGCACGCCGAGAATCAATTCAAAGATGATCTGAGACAGCATCTTCTTCCTGAGATTCAATATGATATGCGAACCGGGCATTATACCTCGCCAGACGATGAAAAAGCACACCAACATGGCTCAGAAGCCCAGAGAATTTTCTTCTCTACTCAATGGGAAAGAGTTAAGGCCTTGTGCAATTGGTTATTGGCTAAAATGGGTATCCATGTTTTTGAAACTGCTCGTTATAAAGAACATGACTATTTGGATAGTGAGGTCTATGCCAATGATCCAGCGATTGAACCAGGGGTAAGTCAACAACAAACAGCGACTCATTACTGGATTGGTCATGCGTCAAATCTAATAACCATACCTGCTAATGAGTCACCATTGCATGTAGTCACTGATCCTGTTGAAGGTGATTTGGCTCCATTTCTATATCCGCGTATGACAGAGGAAGGTTGTTTAATTGATGGCACGGGCAGTAAAAAATTACCAAAAATTGATATCGTAGTGATTTCTCACAATCACCATGATCATGTCAGTAAGTCCACATTGAAGCGTCTTGTAAAACAGCAACCGAAGATGATAGTTCCGGAAGGTGATGAATCATTCTTTATAGGTATGGGATTTACGGATGTTGTAGGGCTGAAATGGTGGGAGCAAGCAAAGATCACAGATTTCCAAGGGAACGAATTATTAAGGGTAACTGCAGTCCCTGCCAGGCATTGGTCGGGTCGATCGCTGACTGATGCTCATCGCTCCGCATTTAATGGTTATGTGCTGCATGCAAATCAATTGGAAGGAGATATTTATTTCGCTGGTGATACAGCCTTAATGGATGACATGGTATCACAACCCATTTTTGAAAAATTCAATATCGTTACCTCTATTCAACCCGGTGGCCCCGATGAGCGGCGTGAAGATATGGAATCTACTCATCAATCTTCTGCTGATGCAATCCTTATGCATTTTAAAATATTGGCTGCACAATATCAAAAAATGAAAGAGAAGAATGACAATTTATCTCTTGATGAGTTTTTAATGAAAAACCAGCATCTTAAAACTCTGTATAACCATACGGCTACCTTCAAATTAGGAAATTTACGCCTGAAAGACACCTATTACAGTTATCAGAGAATGGTTGCTGCTTTCAGGGAGGACGCTCAATGGCGGGCTGATCATTTACCGAAACATGAGCAAAAGGTCTATGATTATATTCAATTTTTGATGAACAAGATGGTTTTCAAAAATAATCAACGGCTTAACAATCAGCAAATTGCTGATTTGATTTTAGGCAAGGTTGTGATTCCCAAAATTGGTCAAAGACAACCACTTTATTTTAACGAAAAACCAACAAAGGCAAGAGCATTTCAATACCGGGATCTGATTACCAATCGTCGTGCTTTACTTGAGTTTGACATGCTGCTGCAAGAATCGATAGATGAATCGAATAAACTCTTTAATGTAAAGCAACTTATTTTAAATCTATTGAGGGCATATCAGAGTCCCTGGCATGCCTTTTTTTCCAGAACGCATCTTGGAGTAGGGAACTACGAGCAGGATATCTGCAATTGCCAGAGTAATAGTGATTTACTCAATGTATTAAACCGTATAGAAAGAAATATGGGCAAAAAAAATCAGCATGGTCACATGCAGAGTCTAATTTATTATGCTAAATGGGTAATCGATTTTTCCAATCAACATCAACATGACACTTTAATGAAATTTAAAGAGTATTTTGCTTGCCAACGGGTAAGAAAATTGGCTGATCAAGAAATTCATCATACTGGGAGAATAATGGGTTTTGGGGATCGCCATACGAAGCAGCAGCAATTTAGAGTGCTTTCAAACCAATTGGCTGATTTGCCTGAAGATATTACAGAATACAGAGAAGCTGTTGATAATTGGCTTGCTAAACGAGTTAATGATAAGCAATCTACCCAACAATTGCTAAGTGAAAATCGGTCATCGATTTTTGCAAAAAAAGTAACCCATGGAGAAAATACCATGCTCCATATCAAAACAACTCTTGATATAGCCCTATCAAGTTAA
- the kdsA gene encoding 3-deoxy-8-phosphooctulonate synthase, which translates to MRLCGFEVGLDKPLFLIAGPCVIESEELALETAGYLKEMCSQLNIPFIYKSSFDKANRSSISSYRGPGFEKGLSILEKVKSQIGVPVLTDVHEDTPLFEVSSVVDVLQTPAFLCRQTNFIQKVAAMNKPVNIKKGQFLAPWEMKHVIAKAKAQGNEQIMACERGVSFGYNNLVSDMRSLVIMRETGCPVVYDATHSVQLPGGNNGVSGGQREFIPALARAAVAVGISGLFMETHPDPDKALSDGPNSWPLGKMKQLLESLKATDEVYKKYRDDF; encoded by the coding sequence ATGAGATTATGTGGTTTTGAAGTAGGATTGGATAAGCCTTTATTTTTGATTGCCGGTCCCTGTGTTATTGAAAGTGAAGAATTGGCTTTAGAGACCGCGGGTTACTTAAAGGAAATGTGCAGTCAATTGAATATCCCTTTCATTTATAAGTCCTCTTTTGATAAAGCAAACCGTTCATCTATTTCCAGTTACAGAGGACCAGGTTTTGAAAAAGGGTTGTCAATTCTTGAAAAGGTCAAATCGCAAATTGGTGTACCTGTTTTGACTGATGTTCATGAAGACACGCCCTTATTTGAAGTGTCCAGTGTCGTTGATGTGTTACAAACACCAGCTTTTTTATGCAGACAAACCAATTTTATCCAAAAAGTTGCTGCCATGAATAAGCCGGTTAATATTAAAAAAGGACAGTTTCTTGCTCCTTGGGAAATGAAACATGTTATTGCGAAGGCAAAGGCGCAAGGCAACGAGCAAATTATGGCGTGTGAACGGGGTGTCAGCTTCGGTTACAATAATTTGGTTTCTGATATGCGTTCCCTGGTTATCATGCGCGAAACAGGTTGCCCAGTTGTTTATGATGCAACCCATTCGGTTCAATTACCTGGAGGCAATAATGGTGTATCCGGAGGGCAGAGAGAGTTTATTCCGGCTCTTGCAAGAGCAGCCGTTGCTGTTGGTATTTCTGGGTTATTTATGGAAACTCACCCTGATCCGGACAAAGCATTAAGTGATGGCCCCAATAGTTGGCCTTTAGGCAAAATGAAACAGCTTTTGGAATCATTGAAGGCAACGGATGAAGTGTACAAAAAGTATAGAGATGACTTTTAA
- a CDS encoding CTP synthase, translating into MTKYIFITGGVVSSLGKGIAAASLAAILEARGLRVTLIKLDPYINVDPGTMSPFQHGEVFVTNDGAETDLDLGHYERFVKTTMTKRNNFTSGKIYENVIKKERRGDYLGGTVQVIPHITNEIKRCIKLGADAFDVAMVEIGGTVGDIESLPFLEAIRQMRIELGSQRAIFIHLTLVPYIATSGETKTKPTQHSVKELRSIGIQPDVLICRSEKPLSMADRAKIALFTNVEKEAVISLEDANSIYQIPMILHAQYLDEIVVKKLSLEAKQADLSEWQRVVDMQAVQTMTVKIAMVGKYTELNDAYKSINEALLHAGIHTETKVEIIYFDAELIEKHGALLLESVDAILVPGGFGERGVEGKIKAIQYAREHKVPFLGICLGMQTAVIEFARNVVGLTGANSTEFNKETLYPVLGLISEWMDADGSKQTRDENTDLGGTMRLGGQYCHLAEGTLARKVYGKPQIVERHRHRYEVNNKYVDSLVKHGLIISGRSADNSLVEMIELADHPWFLACQFHPEFTSNPRDSHPLFKKFVLAARIHHQEKDKK; encoded by the coding sequence ATGACAAAATATATTTTTATTACTGGCGGGGTTGTGTCTTCTTTAGGAAAAGGCATAGCAGCCGCATCTCTTGCAGCTATTCTTGAAGCTCGCGGTCTTCGCGTTACATTGATAAAGCTTGATCCCTACATTAACGTTGATCCTGGTACTATGAGTCCCTTTCAACATGGTGAGGTTTTTGTAACTAATGATGGAGCGGAAACTGATTTAGATTTGGGACATTATGAGCGTTTTGTTAAAACAACAATGACCAAGCGTAATAATTTCACATCGGGAAAAATTTACGAAAATGTAATTAAGAAAGAAAGACGGGGAGATTATTTAGGGGGAACGGTTCAGGTTATTCCTCATATTACTAATGAAATCAAGCGCTGTATCAAATTAGGCGCGGATGCCTTTGATGTGGCTATGGTTGAAATAGGGGGAACTGTTGGTGATATTGAATCGCTCCCTTTTCTTGAAGCAATTAGGCAGATGCGTATTGAGTTAGGTTCACAACGTGCAATTTTTATTCATCTTACTTTGGTTCCTTATATTGCTACTTCCGGGGAAACCAAAACCAAACCAACACAACATTCGGTAAAAGAATTGCGTTCTATTGGTATTCAACCAGATGTATTGATTTGTCGTTCAGAAAAACCATTATCTATGGCAGACAGGGCTAAAATCGCATTATTCACTAATGTTGAAAAAGAGGCCGTGATTTCTCTTGAAGATGCAAATAGTATTTATCAGATACCTATGATTTTACATGCACAGTATTTAGACGAAATTGTTGTTAAGAAATTAAGTTTGGAGGCTAAGCAGGCTGATTTGAGCGAGTGGCAACGAGTAGTTGATATGCAAGCTGTTCAAACGATGACAGTGAAAATCGCTATGGTGGGTAAATATACTGAATTGAATGATGCCTATAAGTCGATTAATGAAGCTTTATTACATGCGGGAATTCATACTGAAACAAAAGTAGAGATTATCTATTTTGATGCTGAGCTGATAGAAAAACATGGTGCTTTATTGCTTGAATCCGTTGATGCTATTCTGGTGCCTGGTGGTTTTGGTGAGAGAGGGGTGGAAGGCAAAATCAAGGCTATTCAATACGCTCGGGAACATAAAGTTCCTTTTTTAGGGATATGTCTGGGGATGCAAACAGCCGTTATTGAATTTGCCAGAAATGTAGTCGGTTTAACAGGAGCTAATTCGACTGAGTTTAATAAAGAAACGCTATATCCAGTACTTGGCTTAATTAGTGAGTGGATGGATGCTGATGGCAGCAAGCAGACCAGGGATGAAAATACTGATTTGGGTGGAACCATGCGTTTGGGTGGACAATACTGTCATCTTGCAGAAGGTACTCTGGCAAGAAAGGTTTATGGCAAACCACAAATTGTAGAGCGCCATAGACATCGATACGAAGTTAATAACAAGTATGTGGATAGTTTAGTAAAACACGGCTTAATTATTTCAGGACGATCGGCAGATAACTCACTGGTTGAGATGATAGAATTAGCGGATCACCCCTGGTTTTTAGCCTGTCAATTTCACCCTGAATTCACATCAAATCCAAGAGATAGCCATCCTTTGTTTAAGAAGTTTGTACTTGCAGCTCGTATTCATCATCAAGAAAAGGACAAAAAATGA
- a CDS encoding recombination-associated protein RdgC: MWFNNALIFQYKLEGGCDLNHSLTEEALKPCPPHARFTYGWVPAFEQEMVHEVAGSTLICLGKEERILPRGVINKMLKEKIQQIETTQGRPVKRAEKAQMAEDLEFELLPKSFCVQKKLLAILDSVSQRLMINTSSNNQASQLTAFLRKSIPGIVIEPLNLTENLALRFAEWIHSPATLPDDFQLASDCLLFSLEDEKKRVHCKGYELPAEEILTLLAQGMGTAEISLIWKERIQFTLTHDFTFKKLKSLDYLIDDFNEIRQLEEEYQRQDAALTLLSGELRELINGLMKIFVKTVNPTEMQSVQIEKVAEDYTV; the protein is encoded by the coding sequence ATGTGGTTCAATAATGCACTGATATTCCAATACAAACTCGAAGGTGGGTGTGACTTAAACCATTCTTTGACTGAAGAAGCTCTTAAACCCTGCCCCCCTCATGCTCGCTTCACCTATGGCTGGGTCCCTGCATTTGAGCAAGAAATGGTTCATGAAGTAGCTGGCAGCACGCTTATTTGCCTGGGTAAAGAAGAGCGAATCCTCCCTCGAGGAGTCATTAATAAAATGCTCAAGGAAAAAATTCAGCAAATAGAAACAACTCAAGGTCGACCGGTAAAACGTGCAGAAAAGGCTCAAATGGCTGAGGATCTTGAATTTGAACTATTGCCTAAATCCTTCTGTGTTCAAAAAAAACTTTTAGCGATTCTTGATAGTGTCAGTCAGAGATTAATGATTAATACTTCAAGCAATAATCAGGCATCTCAGTTAACCGCTTTTTTGCGTAAATCAATCCCTGGTATTGTGATAGAACCATTAAATCTTACTGAAAATCTTGCCTTGCGATTCGCAGAATGGATCCATTCGCCAGCAACTCTCCCTGATGATTTTCAATTAGCGTCCGATTGTTTACTCTTTTCTCTTGAAGATGAAAAAAAACGAGTCCATTGCAAAGGCTACGAATTACCTGCCGAAGAAATCCTGACTCTATTAGCTCAAGGCATGGGGACTGCAGAAATCTCATTAATCTGGAAAGAGCGCATTCAATTCACCTTGACGCATGATTTTACTTTTAAAAAACTGAAAAGCCTTGATTATCTGATCGACGACTTTAATGAGATCAGGCAACTGGAAGAAGAATATCAGAGACAAGATGCTGCGTTGACCTTATTAAGTGGAGAATTAAGAGAGCTTATAAACGGGTTAATGAAGATATTTGTTAAAACTGTTAATCCTACTGAAATGCAGTCGGTTCAAATTGAAAAAGTTGCCGAAGATTACACTGTATAA